In a genomic window of Nyctibius grandis isolate bNycGra1 chromosome 4, bNycGra1.pri, whole genome shotgun sequence:
- the LOC137662827 gene encoding potassium channel subfamily K member 16-like — protein sequence MCSGKLQTGLLVAGYFVYLLVGAAVFQALERTAEKQEKMAAAQMKEAFLQNFTCLTVVEMEQFMKNLTEAIQNGVYPVGNKSQTEDSNWDFSNSFFFAGTVVSTIGYGTLRPKTAGGQIFCVFFALFGIPLNIVFLHRVGKMLSLLCKKLGKFLYEKGMRKKKIKFLTLLFFLATGILVFLCLPPLFFQITEGWSYSEGIYFAFITLSTIGFGDYVVGKQPDRNYFSYYRTLVAIWILFGLAWIALLFNLLTTVLEDTEKIIVKDLHQIVKVSKDNEASQQRRCWPAQFVPEEELLPPLAGGDAQKMESLAAGSEHTKNEKNVFSYSKTIT from the exons ATGTGCAGTGGCAAGCTGCAGACAGGTTTGCTGGTGGCTGGCTACTTCGTCTACCtgctggtgggtgctgctgtGTTCCAGGCACTGGAGAGGACCGCtgagaagcaggagaaaatggCAGCTGCCCAGATGAAGGAGGCTTTTCTGCAGAACTTCACCTGCCTGACAGTGGTGGAGATGGAGCAGTTTATGAAG AACCTGACTGAAGCCATTCAGAATGGAGTATACCCTGTTGGAAATAAATCACAGACGGAAGACAGCAACTGGGATTTCAGTAACTCCTTCTTCTTTGCAGGCACAGTTGTCTCCACAATCG GCTATGGCACGCTACGTCCTAAAACTGCTGGGGGCCAGatcttctgtgtcttttttgctctgtttggAATACCTCTGAATATTGTTTTTCTGCACCGTGTCGGTAAGATGCTCTCACTGCTGTGTAAAAAGCTGGGGAAATTCCTGTACGAGAAAGGAATGAGAAAG aagaaGATCAAATTTCTGACCCTTTTGTTCTTCCTGGCAACGGGGATTCTAGTTTTTCTGTGCTTGCCACCACTCTTCTTCCAGATAACAGAGGGCTGGTCCTACAGTGAAGGaatttactttgcatttatCACCCTCAGCACCATTGGCTTTGGAGATTATGTAGTAG GTAAACAGCCTGACAGGAATTACTTTTCCTACTACCGAACGCTGGTGGCCATTTGGATTCTTTTTGGCCTTGCCTGGATTGCTCTTCTATTTAATTTATTGACAACGGTACTAgaagatactgaaaaaataattgtcaaGGATCTCCATCAAATTGTAAAGGTGAGTAAGGACAATGAAGCAAGCCAACAAAGAAGATGCTGGCCTGCTCAATTTGTTCCAGAAGAGGAACTACTACCACCACTTGCTGGAGGGGATGCACAGAAAATGGAGTCATTAGCTGCAGGTTctgaacacacaaaaaatgaaaaaaatgttttttcttatagCAAAACCATAACATAA